A genomic window from Periweissella cryptocerci includes:
- a CDS encoding calcium-translocating P-type ATPase, PMCA-type, protein MSKPALFNESSEEILDNLHTNAANGLTADEVAKRVEEFGPNALEEAKGTTMLQKFFNQFKDLMIIVLLVAAVVAAATGEVVDAVIILLVVVLNAVFGVFQEAKAEDAINALKEMSAPNANVRRNGQIETVKADALVPGDIVLLEAGDIVPADMRFIETSSLQIEEAALTGESVPVDKINEVIEADELPLGDRKNMGYMNSNVTYGRGTGVVTGTGMKTEVGRIADMLDQAEQTETPLQANLSQLGKVLTVLILIIAVIVFVIGMLWRDESWVDMLLTAISLAVAAIPEGLPAIVTITLALGTTRMAKRHALVRKLPAVETLGSTEIIGSDKTGTLTQNKMTVEKYFVDNQLFDAATPLEGDAVVLADILALNNDTKEIDGKLVGDPTETALIQFNKDHERDLPQLFTDKPRTNEIPFDSERKLMTTVHPHEGRHFVTVKGAPDQLLDRVTRILIDGQVQMLTEEQRELILKTNHDMAVQALRVLAFAYREVEDLPDKLTSDEVENGLVFTGLIGMIDPERPEVAQAVAEAKDAGIRTLMITGDHRDTASAIAVRLGILDSAENADAVITGAELDKLDDETFANQVKQYSVYARVAPEHKVRIVNAWQKQGKVVAMTGDGVNDAPALKTADIGIAMGITGTEVSKGASDMVLADDNFATIVDAVQEGRKVFSNIQKAIQYLLSANLGEVLTLFIMTLMGWSILAPVHILWINLVTDTFPAIALGMEPAEPGIMKRKPRGRKSNFLSNGVQSSIIYQGILEGALTLAVYWIGITYPVHMNDALAHKDALTMAFVTLGLIQLFHAFSTKSVYQSIFTVGAFRNKYFNLAILTAGLLMAATIFIPGLNSMFHVTPLDLYQWAIVLGAGVLMIVVVEIVKLVQRRVFHKI, encoded by the coding sequence ATGAGTAAACCAGCTTTGTTTAATGAATCAAGTGAGGAAATCCTTGATAATTTACACACGAATGCTGCAAATGGTTTGACGGCTGATGAAGTAGCTAAGCGAGTTGAGGAATTTGGTCCGAATGCTTTAGAAGAAGCTAAGGGCACGACGATGCTCCAAAAGTTTTTCAACCAGTTTAAAGACTTGATGATTATTGTTTTGTTGGTCGCAGCAGTGGTTGCAGCAGCAACTGGTGAAGTAGTTGATGCGGTGATTATTTTGTTAGTGGTTGTATTGAATGCGGTGTTCGGGGTATTCCAAGAAGCTAAAGCCGAAGACGCAATTAACGCACTGAAAGAAATGTCAGCACCGAATGCTAATGTGCGCCGGAATGGTCAAATTGAAACGGTGAAGGCCGACGCGTTGGTTCCTGGTGATATTGTCTTACTTGAAGCTGGTGATATTGTTCCAGCCGACATGCGTTTTATTGAAACATCATCATTACAGATTGAAGAAGCTGCGTTGACGGGGGAATCAGTGCCCGTTGATAAAATTAATGAAGTAATTGAAGCTGACGAATTACCACTTGGTGATCGTAAAAACATGGGTTACATGAACAGTAACGTGACATACGGTCGTGGGACTGGTGTTGTTACTGGTACTGGGATGAAGACTGAAGTTGGTCGCATTGCTGATATGCTCGACCAAGCTGAACAAACAGAAACTCCATTACAAGCCAACTTGAGTCAATTGGGTAAAGTTTTAACGGTCCTTATTTTGATTATCGCCGTTATCGTCTTTGTAATTGGGATGCTGTGGCGTGATGAATCATGGGTTGATATGCTGTTGACGGCCATTTCATTGGCAGTTGCCGCAATCCCTGAAGGTTTACCAGCCATTGTGACAATTACGTTAGCCTTAGGGACAACACGGATGGCTAAGCGTCATGCCTTAGTACGTAAGTTGCCAGCTGTTGAAACTTTGGGCTCAACGGAGATTATCGGTTCCGATAAAACTGGTACTTTGACACAAAACAAAATGACAGTTGAAAAATACTTTGTCGATAACCAACTCTTTGATGCCGCCACACCACTTGAAGGCGATGCAGTTGTCTTAGCCGATATTTTGGCTTTAAATAACGATACAAAAGAAATTGATGGCAAGCTTGTTGGTGACCCAACTGAAACTGCTTTGATTCAATTTAATAAAGACCACGAACGTGACTTACCACAGTTATTTACTGACAAGCCACGGACTAATGAAATTCCTTTTGATTCAGAACGTAAGTTGATGACGACTGTGCACCCGCATGAAGGTCGCCACTTTGTGACTGTTAAGGGTGCGCCTGACCAATTATTGGATCGGGTGACGCGGATTTTGATTGATGGTCAAGTACAAATGTTGACTGAAGAACAACGTGAACTTATCTTGAAAACTAATCACGATATGGCAGTGCAAGCCTTACGGGTGTTGGCATTTGCTTACCGTGAAGTGGAAGATTTGCCTGACAAATTAACAAGTGACGAAGTTGAAAACGGCTTAGTGTTCACTGGTTTGATTGGGATGATTGATCCTGAACGGCCAGAAGTTGCCCAAGCCGTAGCAGAAGCTAAAGACGCTGGTATTCGGACATTGATGATTACTGGTGACCACCGTGACACTGCCTCAGCGATTGCGGTACGGCTTGGAATTCTTGATTCGGCTGAAAACGCAGACGCTGTGATTACAGGTGCCGAACTTGATAAATTAGATGATGAAACATTTGCTAACCAAGTTAAGCAATATTCAGTCTATGCACGGGTTGCGCCTGAACACAAAGTTCGGATTGTGAATGCTTGGCAAAAACAAGGTAAAGTTGTGGCGATGACTGGGGATGGTGTCAACGATGCACCTGCCTTGAAGACAGCTGATATCGGGATTGCCATGGGAATTACTGGGACTGAAGTTTCAAAGGGTGCTTCTGACATGGTCTTAGCAGACGATAACTTTGCAACGATTGTTGATGCGGTCCAAGAAGGACGTAAGGTCTTTAGTAATATTCAAAAAGCAATCCAATACTTACTCTCAGCTAACTTAGGGGAAGTTTTGACCTTGTTCATCATGACCTTGATGGGTTGGAGTATCTTGGCACCAGTGCACATTTTGTGGATTAACTTGGTGACGGATACGTTCCCAGCGATTGCTCTCGGAATGGAACCAGCTGAACCTGGAATTATGAAACGTAAGCCACGTGGTCGTAAGTCAAACTTCTTATCTAATGGTGTGCAATCATCAATTATCTACCAAGGTATCTTGGAAGGGGCGTTGACGTTAGCAGTTTACTGGATTGGGATTACTTACCCAGTTCACATGAACGATGCCTTGGCACACAAGGATGCGTTGACGATGGCGTTTGTAACACTTGGATTAATCCAATTATTCCACGCCTTCTCAACTAAGTCAGTTTACCAATCAATCTTCACAGTTGGTGCTTTCCGGAATAAGTACTTCAATCTCGCAATTTTGACTGCTGGGCTTTTAATGGCTGCAACAATCTTTATTCCTGGTTTGAACAGCATGTTCCACGTAACGCCACTTGATCTTTACCAATGGGCAATTGTCCTTGGTGCTGGGGTCTTGATGATTGTTGTTGTTGAAATCGTGAAATTAGTACAACGACGTGTGTTCCATAAAATTTAA
- a CDS encoding C1 family peptidase has protein sequence MSKAILFDQITGYKEDLAKRPASAVIRRAVTKNGIYSSAHDVQAEIDNTPVFSIDLNTGKVANQKQSGRCWMFAALNTMRHDIKDMFKLSDEFELSQSYTFFWDKFEKANYFYENILNTATEPLDSRKVAFLLQTPQQDGGQWDMIVAIIQKYGVAPKSAYPESQASSASRELNLTLNLKLRKDAVTLRNLVATGATDEVIATAKSDMLQGIYRFLSLTLGEPPVKFDFEYRDEDNNYHIEKDLSPKDYYDKFVGWDLSEYVSIINAPTADKPYNHTYGVEMLGNVVDGREVKHLNVDMDTFKALAIKQLTAGQSVWFGVDMGPQVARDSGLMATGIYNEAELFDLDLAMTKAERLDYGESLMTHAMVLTGVDLVADKPTKWKVENSWGEKAGKKGYYTMSDDWMNEYCYQIVVKKEFLSDELKQAYDEASTLLKPWDPMGALA, from the coding sequence ATGAGTAAAGCAATTTTGTTTGATCAAATTACGGGTTACAAAGAAGATTTAGCTAAGCGACCTGCGAGCGCAGTAATTCGGCGGGCTGTTACCAAGAACGGTATTTATAGCTCAGCGCATGATGTCCAAGCTGAAATCGACAACACCCCGGTTTTTTCAATTGATTTGAATACCGGTAAGGTAGCGAATCAAAAGCAATCTGGTCGGTGTTGGATGTTTGCGGCGTTGAATACGATGCGCCATGATATCAAAGACATGTTCAAGCTTTCTGATGAATTTGAGCTTTCACAAAGTTATACTTTCTTCTGGGATAAATTTGAAAAAGCAAATTACTTCTATGAAAATATCTTAAACACGGCAACAGAACCCCTTGATTCACGTAAAGTTGCGTTTTTGCTACAAACACCGCAACAAGATGGTGGACAATGGGATATGATTGTCGCAATTATTCAAAAGTATGGAGTTGCGCCTAAATCTGCTTATCCAGAAAGCCAAGCTTCATCCGCTTCCCGTGAATTAAACCTGACTTTGAATTTAAAGTTACGTAAAGATGCAGTTACGCTCCGCAATTTAGTTGCGACTGGTGCAACAGATGAGGTAATCGCTACGGCCAAATCAGATATGCTACAAGGTATCTATCGGTTCTTGAGTTTGACACTTGGGGAACCACCAGTTAAATTTGATTTTGAATATCGTGATGAAGACAATAACTATCACATCGAAAAAGACTTATCGCCGAAAGATTACTACGACAAGTTCGTGGGTTGGGATTTAAGTGAATATGTTTCGATTATTAATGCTCCAACAGCGGATAAGCCATACAACCATACTTATGGTGTTGAAATGCTCGGTAATGTGGTTGACGGTCGTGAAGTAAAACACTTGAATGTTGACATGGACACTTTCAAAGCATTGGCAATCAAGCAATTGACGGCTGGACAATCTGTATGGTTTGGGGTTGATATGGGACCACAAGTGGCCCGTGATAGTGGCTTGATGGCTACTGGAATTTACAATGAAGCCGAGTTATTCGACCTCGATTTAGCAATGACAAAGGCGGAACGACTTGATTACGGTGAAAGCCTGATGACGCATGCTATGGTGTTGACGGGTGTCGACTTGGTCGCTGACAAACCCACTAAGTGGAAAGTTGAAAACTCATGGGGTGAAAAGGCTGGTAAGAAGGGCTATTACACCATGTCTGATGACTGGATGAATGAATATTGTTATCAAATCGTTGTGAAAAAAGAATTTTTATCAGACGAATTGAAACAAGCCTATGATGAAGCCTCAACGCTTTTGAAGCCATGGGATCCAATGGGCGCATTAGCGTAA
- a CDS encoding C40 family peptidase, whose protein sequence is MMKKVFATLLAVMAVAAIFATTSTSASAATYNDHLTSRKQTVSGKQATVKHNGNIYKVSGGKLVKTGKKTNSVKNKTLKVTKKASASLSNKNKTMYYIKSGSTKGWVKSANLTLSKKGSVPATKVIKYAKKFKGTPYVWGGTTPRGFDCSGFTQYVFKKTTGKNIGRTAANQAMSRGAKRISAKSAKAGDLLIWSKGGAGTAYHVGLATGKSTWINAFRPGRGLGTASLATYYNRPSFAIRLDLNKLPNA, encoded by the coding sequence ATGATGAAAAAAGTATTCGCAACTTTATTAGCAGTAATGGCAGTCGCAGCAATCTTTGCTACAACTTCTACTTCAGCCAGCGCCGCAACTTATAACGATCACTTAACTAGTCGCAAGCAAACCGTTTCAGGTAAGCAAGCTACTGTTAAGCACAACGGTAACATCTACAAGGTGTCTGGTGGTAAATTAGTTAAAACTGGTAAGAAAACTAACTCAGTTAAAAACAAGACTTTAAAAGTTACTAAGAAGGCATCTGCTTCACTTAGCAACAAGAATAAGACTATGTACTACATTAAGTCAGGTTCAACTAAGGGTTGGGTAAAATCAGCAAACCTTACACTTTCTAAAAAGGGTTCTGTACCTGCAACCAAGGTAATTAAGTACGCTAAGAAGTTTAAGGGTACTCCATATGTTTGGGGTGGTACTACTCCTCGTGGTTTTGATTGTTCAGGATTTACACAATACGTTTTCAAGAAGACGACTGGTAAGAACATTGGCCGTACCGCTGCTAACCAAGCAATGAGCCGTGGTGCTAAGCGTATTTCAGCTAAGTCAGCTAAAGCCGGTGATTTGTTAATCTGGTCTAAGGGTGGCGCTGGTACTGCTTACCACGTTGGTTTAGCTACTGGTAAGAGCACTTGGATTAACGCATTCCGTCCAGGTCGTGGTTTAGGAACTGCTTCATTGGCTACTTACTACAACCGTCCATCATTTGCAATTCGTCTTGACTTAAACAAGTTACCAAACGCATAA
- a CDS encoding DUF6429 family protein gives MKDTEKLTLMLMYLNGFKENDSRFRQTETDAVMQSWKGYEFGVLDGLDSAALIDQGSRRSKSAAISPAGVEQAKQLLAEYNLTDPWEADDNK, from the coding sequence ATGAAGGATACAGAAAAATTAACATTGATGTTAATGTACTTGAATGGTTTTAAAGAAAATGACAGTCGCTTTCGCCAAACAGAAACTGACGCAGTTATGCAAAGCTGGAAAGGTTACGAATTCGGGGTGCTCGATGGTTTAGATTCAGCCGCGTTAATTGACCAAGGTAGCCGCCGTAGTAAATCAGCCGCAATCAGCCCAGCGGGGGTTGAACAAGCTAAGCAGTTGCTAGCCGAATATAACCTGACTGATCCATGGGAAGCTGACGACAATAAATAA
- a CDS encoding glucose 1-dehydrogenase, translating into MYPDLAGKVAVVTGGSKGLGNAIVHRFAEEGMSVVINYNTDMNGAAQTVYEIEKLGGHAIAIKGGVETEEGNQALLDAALENFGGLDIWVSNAGFETQNHTHEVSLDEWNRQIAVNLTGPFLGAKAALNYWLPNNKPGNIINMSSIHELIPWPTYAAYTTSKGGLSMFNKTLAMEYAESNIRVNAIGPGAMDTPINAKRFEDSSVRQETESMIPMQKIGDPYDVADAAAWLASNQSKYVTGQTLFVDGGITLYEAFDGGKG; encoded by the coding sequence ATGTATCCAGATTTAGCAGGTAAAGTCGCGGTTGTGACCGGTGGCTCAAAAGGTTTAGGTAACGCAATCGTGCACCGATTTGCCGAAGAAGGTATGTCTGTTGTAATTAATTACAACACGGATATGAATGGTGCTGCTCAAACAGTTTATGAAATTGAAAAACTTGGGGGACATGCCATCGCAATTAAAGGCGGCGTGGAAACTGAAGAAGGTAATCAAGCCTTACTTGATGCCGCACTTGAAAACTTTGGTGGCCTTGATATTTGGGTTAGTAACGCTGGTTTTGAAACGCAAAATCATACTCATGAAGTTTCGTTAGATGAGTGGAACCGCCAAATTGCGGTTAATTTGACGGGCCCATTTCTTGGGGCGAAGGCAGCATTGAATTACTGGTTACCTAACAACAAACCAGGTAATATTATCAATATGTCATCGATTCACGAATTAATTCCATGGCCAACTTATGCGGCGTACACGACTTCCAAGGGTGGTCTAAGTATGTTCAATAAAACGTTAGCGATGGAATACGCCGAAAGTAATATTCGGGTGAACGCCATTGGGCCTGGTGCGATGGACACGCCAATCAATGCCAAACGGTTTGAAGATTCCAGTGTTCGGCAAGAAACTGAATCAATGATTCCCATGCAAAAGATTGGTGATCCATATGATGTTGCCGATGCGGCAGCGTGGTTAGCATCAAATCAATCCAAGTATGTCACTGGGCAAACGTTATTTGTTGATGGTGGAATTACTTTATATGAAGCGTTTGATGGTGGTAAAGGATAA
- the nadE gene encoding ammonia-dependent NAD(+) synthetase encodes MRPLQAEIIKTLGVQPTIDPETEIRRSVDFLKDYLAANLFLKSLVLGISGGQDSTLAGKLAQMAIEEMRQETGDTTYKFIAVRLPYGEQADETDAMDAIKWQNADETVKVNIKPATDAMVSALEANDGLTISDYNKGNIKARERMIVQYAIAGANKGAVLGTDHAAEALTGFYTKFGDGAADVTPLYRLDKGQGQSMLAFLGAPEHLYTKTPTADLEEDRPALADEVALGVSYAEIDAYLEGKTVSDDAAEKIENWYTKTEHKRQLPVSVFDEWYKK; translated from the coding sequence ATGCGCCCATTACAAGCAGAAATTATTAAAACGTTAGGTGTGCAACCAACTATCGATCCTGAAACTGAAATTCGTCGCAGCGTTGATTTTTTAAAAGATTACCTCGCAGCCAACCTTTTCTTGAAGTCATTGGTTTTAGGCATTAGTGGTGGTCAAGATTCAACCCTTGCTGGTAAACTAGCCCAAATGGCAATTGAAGAAATGCGCCAAGAAACTGGTGATACAACTTACAAATTCATTGCGGTCCGCTTACCATATGGTGAACAGGCTGACGAAACGGACGCCATGGACGCTATCAAATGGCAAAATGCTGACGAAACGGTCAAAGTAAACATTAAGCCGGCCACTGATGCAATGGTTAGTGCACTTGAAGCAAACGACGGCTTGACAATTTCCGACTACAACAAGGGAAATATCAAGGCGCGTGAACGGATGATTGTTCAATACGCAATTGCTGGAGCCAACAAAGGTGCCGTGCTAGGAACTGATCATGCTGCGGAAGCTTTGACGGGTTTCTATACTAAGTTTGGGGATGGCGCAGCGGATGTAACGCCACTTTACCGTTTGGATAAAGGCCAAGGCCAAAGTATGCTAGCTTTCTTAGGTGCCCCTGAGCACTTGTACACAAAAACGCCCACGGCTGATCTTGAAGAAGACCGCCCAGCTTTGGCTGATGAAGTAGCTTTAGGTGTGAGTTATGCTGAAATCGATGCTTACTTAGAAGGTAAGACGGTTTCTGATGACGCCGCTGAAAAAATTGAAAACTGGTACACGAAGACGGAACACAAGCGTCAATTACCAGTGTCAGTTTTTGATGAATGGTATAAAAAATAA
- a CDS encoding VIT1/CCC1 transporter family protein, which yields MDMHISRKINILRAIVMGANDGIISIAGVVFGVFGASMSTWAILIAGLTATIAGTFSMATGEYVSVNAQLDSERAAKVHQQRVLAEDFAGEKAFLTANYIDEGITPVRAQALATEVMAHDALKETLALRYGIDADNLISPMQAAVASMIAFPLGAILPMVGMTVISAHYRVVATIIFVVIALILTGYFSAKFGDAPAKQSVLRNVIAGLFTMAVTYGVGLLVGM from the coding sequence ATGGATATGCATATTAGTCGAAAAATAAATATTTTGCGCGCCATCGTGATGGGTGCTAATGACGGGATAATTTCAATTGCTGGGGTAGTCTTTGGGGTCTTTGGCGCATCAATGAGTACGTGGGCAATCTTAATCGCTGGTTTAACGGCAACGATTGCCGGGACTTTTTCAATGGCCACGGGTGAATACGTTTCAGTGAATGCACAACTTGATTCAGAACGGGCCGCCAAAGTTCACCAACAACGGGTGTTGGCTGAAGATTTTGCGGGTGAAAAAGCATTTTTAACGGCAAATTATATTGATGAAGGAATCACCCCAGTGCGGGCACAAGCATTAGCGACTGAAGTGATGGCACATGATGCCCTGAAAGAAACGCTCGCTTTACGGTATGGGATTGATGCTGATAATTTGATTTCGCCCATGCAAGCGGCCGTAGCTTCAATGATTGCATTTCCGCTGGGGGCAATTTTACCGATGGTTGGTATGACTGTGATTAGTGCGCACTATCGCGTAGTGGCAACAATCATTTTTGTGGTAATTGCGTTGATTCTGACGGGTTATTTCTCAGCAAAATTTGGGGATGCACCAGCTAAACAATCCGTTTTACGCAATGTAATCGCTGGATTATTCACGATGGCAGTGACGTACGGTGTTGGATTATTGGTAGGGATGTAA
- a CDS encoding L,D-transpeptidase family protein gives MKKRLLINLGLSLLCIIGVGLGLSTTITAKTTGDVPAVAKATGYRLVNQDAQVWTKPYIAGLDNVKSENTKQIQGYMIRLTEQVKINGTKYYLGVFPGSGKSAGWIKATDLKTPQYFWTKATGGKYINVKKTKNLNVEVSLKKQRVYLKSGHKVVYTMMASTGKKTSKTPKGHYTLHSGGKWFWSAAYGGAKYWREFAAGGYYFHTIDTVSPNGKYSVVNGNKLGQAVSHGCVRLSIADAKWFYKNMPNGVKVYVH, from the coding sequence ATGAAGAAACGGTTACTAATTAATTTGGGATTGAGTTTGTTATGTATAATTGGCGTGGGGCTTGGATTATCGACGACAATTACCGCAAAAACAACGGGCGATGTGCCAGCAGTTGCTAAGGCTACTGGGTATCGGTTAGTTAATCAAGACGCACAAGTTTGGACGAAACCATATATTGCTGGTTTAGATAATGTCAAAAGTGAGAACACTAAACAAATTCAAGGCTACATGATTCGCTTAACGGAACAAGTAAAAATCAATGGCACCAAGTATTACCTGGGTGTTTTCCCAGGATCTGGTAAATCGGCTGGCTGGATAAAAGCAACTGATTTGAAAACGCCGCAATATTTTTGGACGAAGGCTACGGGCGGAAAGTACATTAACGTTAAAAAAACCAAGAATTTGAATGTTGAAGTATCGCTGAAAAAACAACGTGTCTACTTAAAATCTGGGCATAAGGTTGTTTACACAATGATGGCCTCAACCGGTAAGAAAACCTCAAAGACACCAAAGGGGCATTATACATTGCATAGCGGTGGTAAGTGGTTCTGGTCAGCCGCATACGGTGGTGCGAAATACTGGCGCGAATTTGCCGCGGGTGGTTACTATTTTCACACGATTGATACAGTTTCACCAAACGGCAAATATTCCGTTGTTAATGGTAATAAACTAGGTCAAGCTGTGTCACATGGTTGCGTTCGTTTGAGTATCGCTGACGCAAAGTGGTTTTACAAAAACATGCCCAATGGTGTTAAAGTGTACGTCCATTAA
- a CDS encoding phosphate ABC transporter substrate-binding protein, which yields MKKFVTLGATLAIATVLLAACGSSSADKSSKNSSSDQAVSGKVLAVGSTALQPLAEQVSEAFQNDNPKATVEVQGGGSGAGLSQVLAGSVQIGDSDIFAEDGDGIDASKLVDHQVAVVGMAPVANTDAGVKNLTQAQLISIFTGKTTNWKEVGGKDEKIILVNRAQGSGTRRTFEQFGLNGANPKASQEQDANGTVQKIVSTTPGAISYLAFSYLQGNKLQAISLDGVTPTDAHVADNSWKIWSYEHMYTNGKATGATKAFIDYMLSPDVQNSTIKKLGYLPIADMHVQRDASGKVTDK from the coding sequence ATGAAGAAATTTGTTACCCTTGGAGCCACCCTTGCCATTGCCACGGTTTTACTTGCCGCTTGTGGTTCAAGTAGTGCTGATAAGTCATCAAAGAATTCATCTAGCGACCAAGCAGTGAGTGGTAAAGTTCTCGCAGTTGGGTCAACAGCTTTACAACCTTTGGCTGAACAAGTTAGTGAAGCATTCCAAAATGATAACCCCAAGGCGACTGTTGAAGTCCAAGGTGGTGGTTCAGGGGCAGGGTTGTCACAAGTTTTGGCAGGCTCAGTCCAAATCGGGGATTCAGATATTTTCGCTGAAGACGGTGATGGTATTGACGCCTCTAAATTAGTTGATCACCAAGTGGCGGTCGTTGGAATGGCGCCAGTGGCAAATACCGATGCAGGTGTTAAGAATTTGACACAAGCACAATTGATTTCAATCTTCACTGGTAAAACAACAAACTGGAAAGAAGTTGGCGGTAAAGACGAAAAAATTATTTTAGTCAATCGTGCGCAAGGTTCAGGTACGCGGCGGACGTTTGAACAATTTGGTTTAAACGGTGCCAATCCTAAAGCGTCACAAGAACAAGATGCTAATGGGACAGTCCAAAAAATTGTATCAACAACTCCTGGAGCGATTTCATACTTGGCGTTCTCATATCTGCAAGGTAACAAACTTCAAGCGATTTCACTTGATGGCGTAACCCCAACAGATGCCCACGTTGCGGATAACTCATGGAAAATTTGGTCATATGAACACATGTACACAAATGGCAAAGCAACTGGCGCAACCAAAGCCTTCATCGATTACATGCTTTCACCAGACGTCCAAAACTCAACAATCAAAAAATTAGGCTACTTGCCAATCGCGGATATGCACGTACAACGTGATGCGAGTGGTAAAGTGACTGATAAGTAA
- a CDS encoding VIT1/CCC1 transporter family protein, translated as MTKKKLTLTERLNIVRAGVLGANDGIIGGAGVILGVTGATTNSTVIFVAGLAEMFAVAFSMASGEFVSVSTQKDTERAVVVKAKAALRTNPEQVHQVITAHYQAKGAGLELASGVATDLMHSDALGNYVRIKYGFEVNQFLSPIHALWSSFFASLAGGIWPLLAIILVPQEWKVVGTIIATLWALFLTGWLSAWSGKAPKLPAIARNMLTGIITMAFTYWIGTLLK; from the coding sequence ATGACAAAAAAGAAATTAACCTTAACTGAACGATTGAATATTGTCCGTGCCGGTGTTTTGGGAGCAAATGATGGTATCATTGGTGGTGCCGGTGTTATCCTTGGGGTCACCGGGGCAACCACTAATAGTACCGTTATCTTTGTCGCCGGACTAGCTGAAATGTTTGCAGTCGCCTTCTCAATGGCTTCGGGCGAGTTTGTATCAGTGTCTACGCAAAAAGATACGGAACGTGCCGTAGTGGTCAAAGCTAAAGCAGCGCTACGGACGAACCCCGAACAAGTGCATCAAGTGATTACCGCACACTATCAAGCTAAAGGGGCTGGATTAGAATTGGCTAGCGGCGTAGCTACTGATTTGATGCACAGCGATGCCTTAGGTAATTACGTGCGGATTAAATATGGCTTTGAAGTTAATCAATTTTTGAGCCCAATCCATGCATTGTGGTCATCATTTTTTGCGTCGCTTGCTGGTGGTATCTGGCCGCTATTGGCAATTATTTTGGTGCCACAAGAATGGAAAGTCGTGGGGACAATTATTGCGACTTTGTGGGCATTATTTTTAACTGGCTGGTTAAGTGCTTGGTCAGGAAAGGCCCCAAAACTACCAGCAATTGCTCGGAACATGCTGACAGGGATTATTACGATGGCATTCACATATTGGATTGGAACGTTACTAAAATAG
- a CDS encoding MarR family winged helix-turn-helix transcriptional regulator: MVEYSFVDRPTNERINATRDKFPEANGADVTLFLNVQWTYRAMQKQYDALLDRFGLTETKFIILMFLHNEPTHQLMPSILAQKLGSTRVTTTKVINGLERNGWVTKAASARDKRAVIVALTDDGESLLQKFLPANYRAATMIMSTLNESEQATLASLLDKVKQGTLNLQNEMEKNSNEYK, translated from the coding sequence ATGGTTGAATATAGTTTTGTAGATCGTCCGACCAATGAGCGGATTAATGCGACAAGAGATAAATTTCCTGAAGCAAACGGCGCAGATGTCACGCTGTTCTTAAACGTGCAATGGACCTATCGAGCAATGCAAAAGCAATATGATGCCTTATTGGATCGATTTGGTTTAACTGAAACAAAGTTTATTATTCTGATGTTTTTGCATAATGAACCAACTCATCAGTTAATGCCCTCAATTTTGGCACAAAAGTTAGGCTCAACGCGGGTGACAACCACCAAAGTCATTAATGGGTTAGAAAGAAACGGCTGGGTCACTAAAGCGGCATCGGCCCGCGACAAACGAGCGGTAATCGTCGCGCTGACAGATGACGGTGAAAGTTTATTACAAAAATTTTTGCCGGCAAATTACCGTGCGGCAACTATGATAATGTCCACGCTGAATGAATCGGAGCAAGCAACGCTCGCGAGTTTATTGGATAAAGTAAAACAGGGTACTTTGAATTTGCAAAACGAAATGGAGAAAAATAGTAATGAATACAAGTAA
- a CDS encoding rhodanese-like domain-containing protein has product MNTSKIELLETYLSLYIGHDVVLKALQENDEKYVVVDVRNAPAFVKKDKIKGSIEIPAKDLAQQLATLDKSKTYVVYDWTAGTTLGKVALLQLLSAGFEAYELASALEGWKGMNLPIEEI; this is encoded by the coding sequence ATGAATACAAGTAAAATCGAATTGTTAGAAACATATCTCAGTCTTTATATTGGGCATGATGTGGTATTGAAGGCGTTACAAGAAAATGATGAAAAGTACGTTGTGGTCGATGTACGGAATGCACCGGCTTTCGTTAAAAAAGACAAAATTAAAGGTTCAATTGAAATTCCAGCCAAGGATTTAGCACAACAGCTTGCGACATTAGATAAGAGTAAAACATACGTGGTTTACGATTGGACAGCCGGTACGACGCTTGGAAAAGTAGCGCTCTTGCAATTGTTATCTGCGGGCTTTGAAGCGTATGAATTAGCGAGCGCACTCGAAGGTTGGAAAGGCATGAACTTGCCAATCGAAGAAATTTAA